A portion of the Candidatus Zixiibacteriota bacterium genome contains these proteins:
- a CDS encoding sugar phosphate nucleotidyltransferase, producing MSKSKSIEKVIILAGGEGRRLNPYTIVLPKPLMPVGNFPILEIIIKQLKKCQLKDITLAVGYLGNLIQSFFGDGRKFGVKITYSREEKPLGTMGPLTLIPGLKKTFLVMNGDLLTTINYKKLITYHLSRKPIATIAVQKREIETDYGVLEYNKRLELTRYDEKPKLPYQVSMGIYIFEPEIMDFIPHNRRFDFPELMNFLLKKGEKVLVYPSSDFWLDIGRHEDYRRALEEFEKIKAKIL from the coding sequence ATGTCCAAATCCAAATCGATAGAAAAAGTAATAATTCTGGCTGGAGGAGAGGGTAGAAGGCTTAATCCTTATACCATTGTCCTGCCCAAGCCGTTAATGCCTGTCGGCAATTTTCCCATCCTGGAGATTATCATAAAACAGCTCAAAAAATGTCAGTTGAAGGATATCACTCTGGCAGTAGGTTATCTGGGAAATCTGATTCAGTCTTTTTTTGGTGACGGAAGGAAATTTGGAGTGAAGATAACTTATAGCCGGGAGGAAAAACCCTTGGGCACAATGGGACCTTTGACCTTGATTCCCGGACTCAAGAAAACCTTTTTGGTTATGAACGGCGATCTTCTGACTACTATTAATTATAAAAAGCTTATCACTTATCATCTTTCGAGAAAGCCCATAGCAACTATAGCCGTGCAGAAAAGAGAAATCGAAACCGATTACGGGGTTCTGGAATATAACAAACGGCTTGAGCTAACCAGATACGATGAAAAACCAAAGTTGCCCTATCAAGTGAGCATGGGCATATACATATTTGAGCCAGAGATTATGGACTTCATACCACATAATAGGAGATTCGACTTCCCTGAGCTAATGAACTTTCTCCTCAAAAAAGGAGAGAAGGTCTTAGTCTATCCCTCCTCTGATTTCTGGCTGGACATAGGCAGGCACGAGGATTACAGAAGAGCATTAGAAGAATTTGAAAAGATAAAAGCAAAGATTTTATAG